The following nucleotide sequence is from Nitrosopumilus adriaticus.
CTGGTGTATAATCAAATATCATAAATGGGGAATGTGTTGCATACAAAACTTGGTTTGATCCTGCTAAATTTTTAAGCAAGTCTGAAATTCCCATTTGCTGAGTTGGATGAAGGTTTCTAGCAGGTTCATCTAAAAGCAAAAGTGCTTCTTTTAATTCTGCCCTCTGAGTTTCAGCTGCAAAGTTTACAATAAATGAAAATGTCCATTTGAATCCTTCTGCTCTTCTATTTAGTAACCCTGTGTTTGTTATAGTTCCATCTTTATGTACATCAGAAATTACTACGCTCATAATGTTACCTGGATTGTATCTCAAATCTACGTGAATTGGGTCTCCTTTCCATGCAGGGTTTAGTTTTTTGGTCAATCTATTGCTTGCAGCATTTAGGAGTTTGATACACTGTGAAGGACTTTCTTTTACTTCATCGAGTTCTTTCATGTCAAGTTCAGCAAGATAAAATAGATTTCTTACCGTTTCTGCTTTATCAAATTCTTCGATATATTCAATTGAATCTGCTCTTTCTCCTCTCTCTTCTCTTAGAAATTCATTAAGATTGATATTGCCATAAATTTTTTTGTAATCTGAGAAATAAACAAATCTTGGATGTAAATCAGAAGCAATGAAGTTTTCCAAGGCTGTTTTTATGCTTTCACCACTAAGTAAATTTGAAAATTGGTTTTCTGGATTTTCATAGATTTTTTCCCATTCTTCAATAACTTTTGGTTCTTGAATTGCAATTACATGGAACTGATTGCTAAATTCTGCCATTCCGCTATCAAAAGTTTCTTGGTTCTTTGGAACAGGTCCTTCAAAGAATTTTGTATCAATTTGTATTCTTAGATGATTTGGAATTGTATCCAAAAATCCTAATATTTGACTACAGAAATTCTCCCATGAGTTTATTCCTTGACTTTCATCTTCGCTAAGCTCAATATCTTCAAACTCGTATTGGACATTTGGTCTTCTGTTTGTTCTAACTAATTTAATTTTTTTAATTTCAGGCAAACTTGGAAATTTTTCTTTTATCAAATCTCGTTCATGTTGGTTTAGATCAAATTCTCCTTCTGCTAATCTTATCTCGTTTTTTAACTCCTCATCCATCTCATCACATAGATCTAACTCTGAGACCTGCTCGTCTCTATTTAGCAAGGTCAGTGCCTGAAGTATGGTTGTTTTTCCACTTTCATTTCTGCCTACAAAGGCAGCTAAATCCCCAACTGTAATCTCTCCAGAATCATGGATACAACGATATGCTCTAACCCTGAATTTTCTAAGTCGCATCTAGCGATATTTAGTTGTCTACGATTTAACTCATTCGTCAAATTGATCTGGAGTTTCAAATTTTGCTAAATAGATATAAGGGAATTGCAGATTTTAAAACAAAATGGTGTCAAAAAGAATTTTTCTAGTATTTGTCTTACCTGTAATATTTTCAGTAGTATTTGGAACTGCTGTAATGAATGATATTTTGGAAAAACCTGGCAGGGAATTAAACATGTGGCCAATGTCTTTTTCTGAAGGATTTTCAACCCATAAATCTTCGATTGAAATAATTGATCTTGCAAAACTATACACTACATCCACACCTGTAGAAATTCAAATTAAAATCAATGATTCCTCTTTTGATTGTGGGGATCTATATGTCACGATTTATTCTTCAACAAATGATGTAGTTACTCAGGGTGGGTACTTTGAGCAGTGCTTTGGTGAAGGAATGGGAACAATCCCAATTAATGATAATTTCTCTAAAACCATTGACTCTCCAGGCTCATATGAGATTGTAGCAGAAATGGTTTCAAAACAGTTGGAGACTATTTCAACTAGGGGAACATTTACTGTTAAATAGGCATGAATTTTTCTATGATAAATAAGAACTTGAATATGGTGATTTGATGGCAAAGAAAAAAGATACTCTAACTGATGAAGCTGCAAAAATTAAAGCAGAACTAGATGAATTAAAAAAGAAAAAGAAAGTTCTAGATTCATCACCCAAGAAAAAAGCTGAAGCAAAACCAGCAAAGAAAAAAGCTGAAGCAAAACCAGCAAAGAAAAAAGCTGAAGCAAAACCAGCAAAGAAAAAAGCTGAAGCAAAACCAGCAAAGAAAAAAGCTGAAGCAAAACCAGCAAAGAAAAAAGCTGAAGCAAAACCAGCAAAGAAAAAAGCTGAAGCAAAACCAGCAAAGAAAAAAGCTGAGCCAAAGCCACCAAAAGTGAAAAAATTAACTAAAAAAGAATTAGAAGAAGCTAAAAGAGAAGCAGAAAAAACTATAGAAGAAGAATTAGAAGAACAACTCACTGATGAAGAAATTGAAAATTTTCAAATCGAAAAAGTTGACATGGAGAGACTCACAAACAAAGTCTGTGATATTCTTGCAGAACGTGAATCTGAAGGAATGTTTCAAAGTGAACTCTGGAAAAAACTCAAACTCACAAGTCGTGATGGCTCTCGTTTATCCTTAAAGCTTGAAAGAATGGGAACGATCTATAGAGAAAAACTCTTGGAGAAAGGACGTTGGACTTACAAATTAATTTTAAAGAAAACTCCAATCAGTACTCAATCAATTGAAAATGCACCATGCTTGGTTTGCCCTGTTGAACAAAAATGCTCACTTGAAGGTGAAATCAGTCCTAGAAACTGCCAATTCATTGAAGACTGGGTAATTGCTGAGATGAAAAAACCTGCGAAGGCCAAATGAAATTAATTGATGCTCGAAAAGATCATTATAGAAGATTAGCTCACGAACAAGGTTATCGAAGTAGAGCTGCATTCAAACTTCAGGAATTAAACAAATCTTATCGTATTATTGGTCCTGGATTCTACGTACTTGATCTTGGTTGTGCTCCTGGTGGTTGGACTCAGATGGCTGTAAAATTGGCAGGAAATCAAGGCAAAGTAATGGGTGTTGATTTATCTTATGTTGAAGAAATTCCAGGAGCTCATATTATTCGAGAAAATATTGAAGATGAGCATGTAATTGACGAGGTGATGACATATTTTGGACGTAAAGTCAATGCAGTCGTTTGTGATTTATCTCCTCAAGTTAGTGGGAATTGGTCAGTTGATCATGCTAAACAAATCTCATTGAATTATGATTGCACCAAAATTATGGACAAGGTTTTAGCAAAAAAAGGTAATGCTGTTTTCAAAGTTTTTGACGGTGAGTATTCTATGGAATTCAGAGACTATGTCAAGAAAAAATTTTCTAGAATAAATTTAACAAAACCTAGCGCAAGTAGAAAACAAAGTAGTGAATTGTATCTTGTTTGTTTAGGATTTATTGGATAGACTGAAATATTTTAATTATTTCATTAATACTGGCATTTGTTCTAAATCCTGTTGGACTAAATGATGTGCTGCTAGCTTGAAAATTATTTTTTTGTAAATTTAAAATTGCATTTTCAAGTTTAGGTGGTGATGATTTCATTTTTGATGCAACCTCATCAAGTGTAAAATAAGTAACTGGCATATCTGATTCTCCAAGACATTTGCCAAGGGTCTTCTCACAATTTTTATCTATTTCTAAATTTGGAACTTCAAGAACCATGTTTTGAATAAACTCTCTGTCAAAAATTTTTCCTATCCATAAAGGACCTGCAATACTAATTTCTTGATTACACAAATCACACTCTTTTTGTTGATCTAATGATATTTTTCTATGGCCGCATTTCTTGCAGTGTAAAATATATCCTAAATTTTCTTTTTGATCTGGTCTGTTTAGAACTTTGACATAAGTTCGATAGTAATGCATTTCACTTTCTACAAATAATGGGATGATTTCTACTCCTAATCTTCCTGCAACTACTCTGAGACAACCTAAAATCAGTCTTATTGCTATTTCATTTCCGTATTCTGTTCTTACTGGAATACCTCCGTACTTTCTCTTACATGCACTCTGAAAAAGTCCATTTAGAACTTGAAGATCCGTGGCTGCAGTTGATAAAATCCCTCCATGCATAGTTGCTCTAATCCCACAATCAAAAAATGCCGCGGGAGAACCAAAGGGATCGATATCAACAATAGAGCCCCTATTACCTTTTTTTGAATATCTACTCAAAAATCTACATACTTCTTTTTCAGAAAATTCAATATTTTTTAAATTATTTAGATTTGCAGAATATTCTGCCATTTTAAGGGCACTGGGATTAAGATCATTTATTACAATTTTTTCAACTTCTAATTCTTTTCCAACTCTCAATCCTCTTGCACCAATTCCCGATAACCCTTCTAAGAAAATTTTTGGTCCTTGAAAGTTTTTTAGAAAAGCTGCATATGCAATAATTGAAAAATCTCTATTCACTTTTGCTTTTGGATTAAAGAATGCGGGTTTTTTCGGTGGAACTTTATCGGTAATTGATTTTTTTGGAACTAGTAGTTTTGTTTTACCTTCAACTATTTCTTGAAAAGTTTCATCTGGAAATTCCAATTGTTTTTCATTTTTCCTAATCGTATAACGGTTTAATACTTGTGCTTTAAGACACAATTCGTGCAAATTTGTGGTGTTGATGATGCTGGACGTGGTCCTATGTTGGGCCCTTTAGTAATAGCTGGTGTGTCAATAGATAAAAAAAATATTAAAAAATTAAGCGCATTAGGGGTAAAAGATTCAAAAAAACTCACTCCTAAATTACGTGAACATCTATACAAAAAAATTATTGAAATTGTGGATGATTATTACATTGCAAAAATATCTCCTAGATTAATTGATGCCAGTGTAAAGAAGCACTGTCTAAATGGATTAGAAGCAAAATACATGGCAAAAGTAGTTTCAAAATTAAATCCAGACATTTCATATGTTGATTCTTGCGATGTTAATCCCTCTAGATTTGGAAAAGAAATTTCTAAACTATCTGAAAACCATAAAATAAAATCATATCATCGTGCAGATAGTAGATTTTTAGTAGTTGCTGCAGCCTCTATTCTTGCTAAAGTTACAAGGGATAAAGCAATTGCCAAGTTGAAAAAAAATTATGATTTGGGTAGTGGATACCCTTCAGACTCTGTTACAGTAAAATTTGTCACTAAATATTATAAAAATAATCACGTCCTGCCTAATTTTGTGCGTAAAAGCTGGAAACCCGTTATGAAGATTACTGGAAAAAATTAGTTTTTATATTTTGCAATTACCATGGCATGATCTTTATCATATGGATGCAAATCAATTGATTGCAAAATATCGAAATTCTTTTTTAGCTTCTCAGTTTCTTCTTCAATAATTCTTCTTGGTGATTTTGTAACATCAATACTACGTGTTTTAATTACTAGAAAGAAGTATCCGCCTTTTTTAAGATACATCTCACAATTATCTAATGCAATTTGTGTTTGATCTGGCTGGGCTATGTCAACATATACAATGTCAACTTTTCCAAATACTGAAAAGTATTCTTTTGGTTTTCTTGCGTCTTGAAGTATTGGAATGATGTTTTTTCTATACGATGCAACTCTGTCAAGAAAGTCTCTTGCTACTCTACTTGCATGCTCCACTCCAAAAACTATTCCACTAGGACCTACAATATCTGAAATATGACTGACAGTAGTTCCTGTTGATGCCCCTAAATACAGAACTATACTTTTATTTTCAAATGGAAAATATTCGAGATCATTCATTACAGCTGCTGCTAATTTACTTCTAAATGCATCCCATAATCTGTATTCTATTCCTTTTTTGATGATTAATTTTTCTTTATAGACTTGGTTTCCAGGAACTAAATTTTCAGTAGCTAGTTTTCTTTCGCCTTCTGATTTTATCCAATAATATGATTGGTTATCTTCTTCCAAACTTTTTTCTCTTTTTATTTGAATCTGGTCTTTCATTTCTTGAACCGCCTTCTTCTCTTCTTCTATCTCCACCTTCTCTTCTTCTATCTCCACCTTCTCTTCTTCTATCTCCACCTTCTCTTCTTCTATCTCCACCTTCTCTTCTTCTATCTCCACCTTCTCTTCTTCTATCTCCACCTTCTCTTCTTCTATCTCCACCTTCTCTTCTTCTATCTCCACCTTCTCTTCTTCTATCTCCACCTTCTCTTCTTCTATCTCCACCTTCTCTTCTTCTATCTCCACCTTCTCTTCTTCTATCTCCACCTTCTCTTCTTCTATCTCCACCTTCTCTTCTTCTATCTCCACCTTCTCTTCTTCTATCTCCACCTTCTCTTCTTCTATCTCCACCTTCTCTTCTTCTATCTCCACCTTCTCTTCTTCTATCTCCACCTTCTCTTCTTCTATCTCCACCTTCTCTTCTTCTATCTCCACCTTCTCTTCTTCTATCTCCAAAGTTTCCCCCATCACGCCTAAACTCTTGAGGTTTTCTCAAATCTTTTTCAGTTGGATTTTCATACTTTTTGCCAATCTCATCTACTCTGATGTTGAGTTTTTCAAGTAGAGTTTGGTTTAGTCCTTCTCCGTAGACATCTACTCTAGCAGCAATTACTGCTTTGGCAGCAACTGCTCTGGCAATTTTTCCTCTTTGCCATCTAGGAGCTGCATGAACCATGGCATGTTGAAATAGTAATCCATGTTTGGGTGGTTGAGAGCCTGTCTTCAATGATCTAAACAATGCTTTTTCAGCTCCTAATACTTGGATTGTGCTAGCCGGTAGGGATGCTAACCTCTTGAGACTTCCTGCTCTGCCTAAAATTCTTGCTCCTACTGCACTTCCTAGAATTGCAGAAAGGTTAGGTGCAATCTCTTGCATGGCAGTCTCAACATGCTCTTCAAGTTTTTTACGTAATTCATGAAAGTCTAAAATTTGTTTTGCAATTGATTGAACTATAGCTAAATTGACATCTGAAATATCTCCCCCTCTACTTTTTGAGGAAATTAATAATAACATCTCAACTTTTGATTCTGGGAATCCTGCTTCTTCAAATACTTGTTTTGTTAATGATTCCCGTTTTCCTGCAAGTACGATTTGTGCATATCCATTAATGCTGTCAATAATGTTGTCTAATTCTGGAAAGTGTAATCCGTACCATTCTCGAAGTCTTGAACTTAAACCATTTGCAATCTTGTCAATTTCATCTAATGAATTAATTGCTTGAATGATGTGAAGA
It contains:
- a CDS encoding AAA family ATPase; the encoded protein is MRLRKFRVRAYRCIHDSGEITVGDLAAFVGRNESGKTTILQALTLLNRDEQVSELDLCDEMDEELKNEIRLAEGEFDLNQHERDLIKEKFPSLPEIKKIKLVRTNRRPNVQYEFEDIELSEDESQGINSWENFCSQILGFLDTIPNHLRIQIDTKFFEGPVPKNQETFDSGMAEFSNQFHVIAIQEPKVIEEWEKIYENPENQFSNLLSGESIKTALENFIASDLHPRFVYFSDYKKIYGNINLNEFLREERGERADSIEYIEEFDKAETVRNLFYLAELDMKELDEVKESPSQCIKLLNAASNRLTKKLNPAWKGDPIHVDLRYNPGNIMSVVISDVHKDGTITNTGLLNRRAEGFKWTFSFIVNFAAETQRAELKEALLLLDEPARNLHPTQQMGISDLLKNLAGSNQVLYATHSPFMIFDYTPGNLLVVELDKRKHLSRIFYDYWNADDKTLTPILYGLSRGQVESIVDREIGTNSRPVIIVETMSDAMYLNAFDKFLQDPNISMNPLNVVAAYNKNSVLPLAIFYRNHGYRTFILLDNSEESKQISAQLVSNEFSSIQTIFFEREGKKLESIEDYIALEDYLHPVNQTYEIKLRREGFSNLTPEEVISKEGKGVLEKLKKIWQDHREDDWGEFDNEEITRYICEKIALEDTGFLTDKTKDQFRSLYRLIAERIRQYQNIATKPDPTKFQKAKA
- a CDS encoding transcriptional regulator — encoded protein: MAKKKDTLTDEAAKIKAELDELKKKKKVLDSSPKKKAEAKPAKKKAEAKPAKKKAEAKPAKKKAEAKPAKKKAEAKPAKKKAEAKPAKKKAEAKPAKKKAEPKPPKVKKLTKKELEEAKREAEKTIEEELEEQLTDEEIENFQIEKVDMERLTNKVCDILAERESEGMFQSELWKKLKLTSRDGSRLSLKLERMGTIYREKLLEKGRWTYKLILKKTPISTQSIENAPCLVCPVEQKCSLEGEISPRNCQFIEDWVIAEMKKPAKAK
- a CDS encoding RlmE family RNA methyltransferase; translated protein: MKLIDARKDHYRRLAHEQGYRSRAAFKLQELNKSYRIIGPGFYVLDLGCAPGGWTQMAVKLAGNQGKVMGVDLSYVEEIPGAHIIRENIEDEHVIDEVMTYFGRKVNAVVCDLSPQVSGNWSVDHAKQISLNYDCTKIMDKVLAKKGNAVFKVFDGEYSMEFRDYVKKKFSRINLTKPSASRKQSSELYLVCLGFIG
- a CDS encoding tRNA (guanine-N1)-methyltransferase; this translates as MEFPDETFQEIVEGKTKLLVPKKSITDKVPPKKPAFFNPKAKVNRDFSIIAYAAFLKNFQGPKIFLEGLSGIGARGLRVGKELEVEKIVINDLNPSALKMAEYSANLNNLKNIEFSEKEVCRFLSRYSKKGNRGSIVDIDPFGSPAAFFDCGIRATMHGGILSTAATDLQVLNGLFQSACKRKYGGIPVRTEYGNEIAIRLILGCLRVVAGRLGVEIIPLFVESEMHYYRTYVKVLNRPDQKENLGYILHCKKCGHRKISLDQQKECDLCNQEISIAGPLWIGKIFDREFIQNMVLEVPNLEIDKNCEKTLGKCLGESDMPVTYFTLDEVASKMKSSPPKLENAILNLQKNNFQASSTSFSPTGFRTNASINEIIKIFQSIQ
- the rnhB gene encoding ribonuclease HII, producing the protein MQICGVDDAGRGPMLGPLVIAGVSIDKKNIKKLSALGVKDSKKLTPKLREHLYKKIIEIVDDYYIAKISPRLIDASVKKHCLNGLEAKYMAKVVSKLNPDISYVDSCDVNPSRFGKEISKLSENHKIKSYHRADSRFLVVAAASILAKVTRDKAIAKLKKNYDLGSGYPSDSVTVKFVTKYYKNNHVLPNFVRKSWKPVMKITGKN
- a CDS encoding fibrillarin-like rRNA/tRNA 2'-O-methyltransferase, with amino-acid sequence MKDQIQIKREKSLEEDNQSYYWIKSEGERKLATENLVPGNQVYKEKLIIKKGIEYRLWDAFRSKLAAAVMNDLEYFPFENKSIVLYLGASTGTTVSHISDIVGPSGIVFGVEHASRVARDFLDRVASYRKNIIPILQDARKPKEYFSVFGKVDIVYVDIAQPDQTQIALDNCEMYLKKGGYFFLVIKTRSIDVTKSPRRIIEEETEKLKKNFDILQSIDLHPYDKDHAMVIAKYKN
- a CDS encoding NOP5/NOP56 family protein, whose protein sequence is MYSVILTELGISVFNDDKLEKAFPFSNPVKEYLLVKNRESKLNELINYLASIQRGVSVSDEALLAILKKFSIDCYLMDATQLDNVQATKPQIIVDSGFASNLQDTLGKLREFALGISSSKVTEVSESPDLHIIQAINSLDEIDKIANGLSSRLREWYGLHFPELDNIIDSINGYAQIVLAGKRESLTKQVFEEAGFPESKVEMLLLISSKSRGGDISDVNLAIVQSIAKQILDFHELRKKLEEHVETAMQEIAPNLSAILGSAVGARILGRAGSLKRLASLPASTIQVLGAEKALFRSLKTGSQPPKHGLLFQHAMVHAAPRWQRGKIARAVAAKAVIAARVDVYGEGLNQTLLEKLNIRVDEIGKKYENPTEKDLRKPQEFRRDGGNFGDRRREGGDRRREGGDRRREGGDRRREGGDRRREGGDRRREGGDRRREGGDRRREGGDRRREGGDRRREGGDRRREGGDRRREGGDRRREGGDRRREGGDRRREGGDRRREGGDRRREGGDRRREGGDRRREGGDRRREGGDRRREEGGSRNERPDSNKKRKKFGRR